In bacterium, the DNA window CATCCCGATCCCCTCCCGCCACCTGCCCGAAAGCCCCGAAGAGGACGTTGGTGAAGGACCGGTTCATCGCCCGGCACATGATCACCGACAGGATGAAGCCGGAGGAGCCGTCGAGGGCACCCGCGACGATGAGGAGCTTGTTGTCGAGGACGAACCCCATGGCGGCCGCCGCGAGCCCGGCGTAGGAGTTCAGCAGGGAGATGACCGTCGGCATGTCGGCCCCCCCGATCGGGACGATGAGCAGGACGCCGAAGAGAAGCGCCAGCCCCGCGAAGGCCGGAAACAGCCACGCCGCCTCCGGCCGCGCCACCAGGTAGGCCCCGGAACCGACCGCGAGGCCGAGAAACGACAGGTTGACGACGTTCTGGAACCGCCAGGTAATCGGGCGGGTGGGGAGGATCTCCTGGAGCTTGCCGAAGGCCATCAGGGAGGCGGTGAAGGTCAGGAATCCCAGCAGCACCTCGAGGGCCAAAGCCCCCATGGTGACACGGTCGATCCGGGGAGCCTGAAGGTAGAACTCCGCCGTTCCCACCAGCGCCGCCGCGAGCGCACCGAAGGCATGGGAGAGCGCCGTCCGCTGCGGCACGGCCGTCATCGGCATCAACGCCATGGGGATGCCGATCACGGTGCCCACCACGAATGCCGCGCCGATCCACCGGTAGCTGACGATCTCCGGGCGAAGCAGGGTTCCGCCGACCGCAAGCGCCATCCCCGCGATCCCGACGATAACCCCGCGCCGCGCCGTCGGCACGGCGGAGAGCCACTTCAGGGCAAGGATGAAGGAGGCCGCCGCCGCCAGGTACAGGAGGGGGATGGCCTGCTCGATCACGTCTTCTCCCTCCCGCTCTTCCGGAACATCCGCAGCATGCGATACGTGATGAGGTATCCGCCGACGATGTTGATCATCGAGCAGGCCACCGCGATGGTCCCGAGGACGG includes these proteins:
- a CDS encoding NAD(P)(+) transhydrogenase (Re/Si-specific) subunit beta, which encodes MIEQAIPLLYLAAAASFILALKWLSAVPTARRGVIVGIAGMALAVGGTLLRPEIVSYRWIGAAFVVGTVIGIPMALMPMTAVPQRTALSHAFGALAAALVGTAEFYLQAPRIDRVTMGALALEVLLGFLTFTASLMAFGKLQEILPTRPITWRFQNVVNLSFLGLAVGSGAYLVARPEAAWLFPAFAGLALLFGVLLIVPIGGADMPTVISLLNSYAGLAAAAMGFVLDNKLLIVAGALDGSSGFILSVIMCRAMNRSFTNVLFGAFGQVAGGDRDAGERRPVRSATPEEAAGILQAAGLVIVVPGYGMAVAQAQHKVRELYDVLTKAGVEVKFAIHPVAGRMPGHMNVLLAEADIPYDRLVEMEDVNSEFPRADVALILGANDVTNPAARHDRTSPIFGMPILDVDKARTVMVVKRSMSPGFAGIENELYHLDRTLMVFGDAKAVVGSIIRELSGTGGH